The window CTCACTCCCTATATATATAGCGAACCATAACTTTGTAAGGGGAAGATGAGCGATAATTCTACTTATGAACGAGAAGTGTTTTTGGAAGGATTTTACTGATTCACATCGATAGAGAAATCTTATTACCCATCTTCTCTTGACTTATCTTCCCatctagagattattatactgagctaagatttaccccttcaatTTTGATTTATTTGTTCAAAAAGTTTCGATATCTTTAGAACAAATTTCTTCCCTAACATGATAGTTTTAGGCAACCTTTTCTTAAGTACTCCGTTTGTTTACACAATAATAGCGACTGCTCAAACTAAAACTCAACCAGTCTCTGTTCCCTCATTTTCACGTCTCCTTGATTCATTCCCAATTTATTAGTTATTGCAATACCACACACCAGCAACAACTTGGCCGCCCGATGGCCCTAACCTTTTCTATGTTTAAACATTTCATTATGTCGTCAtcttttatataattattataaatttataataaaaaatcaaataacAAATTGCCTCGACACTTCAATCAATTTACGACGATATGCCACTCACTGTCACAGAAATGATACGGTCACCGAGTTGGCGAGTTTGCTTTTCATAGGAAAATGATACGAATCGTAGCTGATTAAAACCTCCATTTCATTATTTAGCTCAATAACCAAATAAGGACtaaacgaagaacaaatcaattGCTAAGCCACAATCTTTCTGTTGCTATCTTTCAATAATCGAAACAGAAAACGAACattgaaaaaaaattatatcttCAATAACAATCCACAGAGGGAGTTAAATTTTCAACACAACAAATTCACttcaaattatataaatatatgaAAACATATTTTTCCGAGCTTCTCTCGCTATTTTGATGTTCGTTGTGCGTCTCTCCCTCTCTGAGACGAGAATAACAGCAGCAGAGTTATGGAGTTTGCAAATTCGGTTTCTCCGTAATTCATCATTTGAAATTTGACGATAAAGGTAAAAAGGATGCGTTTTTACGtgttatcttttcttttaaaccTTAATGATTTTCGCTGCTTTGACGACCGGATTCTCCCTCGCGATCGCGTCTCGGCCGGCGGATTTGTAGTCGTAGCTACAGTCATGACGATCCGAGTACCGGTGTTCACCGCAGAACAATTCGCCGCACCGGCACCGGAATCCGGTCAACCCTACCTTCCTCCGACAACCGGAGCAACGATTCACCTCTCTCTTAGCCGGCGGTTCGCTTTCCTTCAGTTTATCCTCCTTTACCGTCAGATGTTGACTTGTTCTTTCCAGATCGGACTTCCTCTCCGGCGACGACCTCAACGAGCTAAATCGAGCCGATCTTTCAGATCTAGCCAATTTCTCAGCGAACTTGTGAGGAATGGTGACCGCCGACCCTGTCGGCGAGCTGGCGGAAGTTGAGGTAGCAGCGGTGGTGGCGTTGAAGCATTTTTGACACATATTATTGGTGGCTGGATTTCCGGTGACTCCACAATTATTGACGCAAAGCGTTATCGTTTCAGGTACGGCCTTGAACTCCGTCTCTTCTTTCTCCGTTCTCTGAGccattttttccccttttttttgtgTGCAAAATTAAATTAACAAACAACTCGATTTCCTTGCTTCAATATATAGAGAGAAAAAATATGA is drawn from Nicotiana tabacum cultivar K326 chromosome 22, ASM71507v2, whole genome shotgun sequence and contains these coding sequences:
- the LOC107759092 gene encoding zinc finger A20 and AN1 domain-containing stress-associated protein 5-like, with product MAQRTEKEETEFKAVPETITLCVNNCGVTGNPATNNMCQKCFNATTAATSTSASSPTGSAVTIPHKFAEKLARSERSARFSSLRSSPERKSDLERTSQHLTVKEDKLKESEPPAKREVNRCSGCRRKVGLTGFRCRCGELFCGEHRYSDRHDCSYDYKSAGRDAIARENPVVKAAKIIKV